A window of Ictidomys tridecemlineatus isolate mIctTri1 chromosome 15, mIctTri1.hap1, whole genome shotgun sequence contains these coding sequences:
- the Znf575 gene encoding zinc finger protein 575, with protein MLERGAKSKAEGTNPSPTGKEPVTKGVESDPASPHQAPPQKPSQSAPGPSKSGGTPSRARRRPPPQRLHRCPDCDKAFSYPSKLATHRLAHGGTRPHPCPDCPKAFSYPSKLAAHRLTHSGARPHPCPHCPKAFGHRSKLAAHLWTHAPTRPYPCPDCSKSFCYPSKLAAHRHTHHANDARPYPCPHCPKAFSFPSKLAAHRLCHDPPTAPGSPATGQHRCSNCGQAFGQRRLLLVHQRSHHQAEGQGERD; from the exons ATGCTGGAGCGAGGTGCGAAGTCCAAGGCTGAGGGCACAAATCCTAGTCCTACTGGCAAGGAGCCCGTGACCAAAGGAGTTGAGAGCGACCCTGCCT CTCCCCACCAGGCCCCGCCGCAGAAGCCCAGCCAGTCTGCTCCAGGGCCCTCCAAGTCTGGGGGTACGCCTTCCCGGGCCCGCCGGCGGCCCCCACCCCAGCGCCTGCACCGCTGCCCTGACTGTGACAAGGCCTTCTCCTACCCGTCCAAGCTTGCCACACACCGGTTAGCCCACGGCGGCACCCGACCCCACCCGTGCCCCGACTGCCCCAAGGCCTTCTCCTACCCCTCTAAGCTGGCAGCCCACCGCCTCACACACAGTGGTGCCCGCCCGCACCCCTGCCCGCACTGCCCAAAGGCCTTTGGCCACCGCTCCAAGCTGGCAGCCCACCTCTGGACCCACGCTCCCACCCGTCCCTACCCATGCCCTGATTGCTCCAAGTCCTTCTGCTACCCCTCCAAACTGGCAGCCCACCGCCACACACACCATGCCAATGACGCCCGCCCCTATCCTTGCCCACACTGCCCCAAGGCCTTCTCATTTCCCTCCAAGCTGGCTGCCCATCGCCTATGTCACGACCCCCCCACCGCACCAGGCAGCCCAGCCACTGGTCAACACCGATGCTCCAACTGTGGCCAGGCCTTTGGCCAGAGACGCCTCCTGCTCGTTCATCAACGCAGCCACCACCAGGCAGAGGGCCAGGGGGAGAGAGACTGA